In the genome of Rhopalosiphum padi isolate XX-2018 chromosome 1, ASM2088224v1, whole genome shotgun sequence, the window AGTTTATTAGGCCGTAGAATTTTGACTGTTATGTTacaggtaaaattattttattttattaaatgtagaatgtaaaattaaatattttatgatcaatTAAGAAAATGGACATACTAAACTTTGGACAAAAAGTTGAAGATCAATTAGATTTTGAGAGTTTATTCAAATCAGTATGGGCTGATCATGCTGATATAATATCGATTCAATACTCTGGAACAGGAGCcttaaaaactgattttacgCGAACTGGTAAACGCACTTACAATGGAATGTTTAGAGATTTAAAAAACTCACTTTTGCGGTATTACAAAAACAATCTGAGAGATGGAGTTCgccaagtaaataaaataatattgttaaaacagTGTAATttctaaatcataataaaatacaatttttgatgttttttataGGATAGTATTGATCTTGTTTTGGGTAATTATGTTGTAAACGCTGAGGAAAGTGCATCTTTATCCTGTCCTTTAGAAGTTAAACCGgctcttaaatattttatggtaaatatgaaattaatgatGATACCTATTTTAGATTCCATGTTACTACTAAGTACTAGGATTGTGTGTAATAACTTAACCCAATTACaaattactgtaataaaatTGCTTTTTTTCATAAGTTAGTTTAACATTAGAGTGAATTCACcttgttatatttaatgaacttaaatattatgttttttttatttgaatattttcaagttaCAGCCTTTCACATACCTATATCttgcttaaaaaattaaacattgaaaaaaatagatattcttATTGTTATGTTTGGTGATAAGTTAATTGactctattattaaaattaacaacaaataattgGAACTACGCAATGTAAagttgtacatttgtacaaGACTGATACTACACATGTCCTAATTGAATGTAGTTATCATAtgctattaattaaattatatttaagaggATATTAGTCAACTAttgattcatatttttataggaataaatgttttattaaaattccttTATTGCCAATATGAAAAGTTTAGCGAACATATGTGATACctgacattattaattttaattgattttagttacaatgtaataaataataattacataaaatgtatagttatgtaTGTCAACACAACACTGACGTTGATATAATATTCCAGTTGGATTTAGTACTGTTgtgtagaaataattttaaataaattttaagagaATTTCAAACCTATTACATAagattatcaattattactttaatgtgttaatattttaatacccaaTCTATaacaaatactatatatttatgatttttattttttttagtatccaataattttaatgattgcaCTAGCGATGTTCATGGCTAACGCAGTGTTTACTTCTGGTTAGTAATGCATACATTTGTAAACTGTTTATTatgaactaaatttaataatattatttatgtttttgttagAATACAACACTGGAACATATATATTTCTTCTATTCTGGGGCACAATGGTGATGTGTGTTTtgtcgttaatattttattatggaaAAGAGTTTGTTAATTATCCACGACTGTCAAGTTTTGACAATGGAAAAAGACTTCATCATCATCAGTCTTAGTAGTGCATTCCAACTCAATTTGATTATAACTGTATGCTACTTTTtaggatataatataaactgttcAACTGTTGTAAAacttatgtatgaaaaataacttgttatggtttattatctttattattattttaaaaatgtattgattatttttagtaataaaaatttactgtattagtgatattgtacattaaaattattgtgcTTAAATGATAACTTATTTCATAGTttacaatttcttaaaaaatgttaataggtacaaaaaattgaatatttaacttCCGAAATCAGTGACTTTGTAATGATTCTCATCAATGGTCGAGAAAATATGTCCCTcttcaataaaaaatgaaagaattttttctatttctgaCAACGACATTTTCTCTGGAAGTATTTTTTGAATATCTGATGCTGAATAACCTGCCTCATCTTGGCACCTCTTTATCActgtataaacttttaattgtcTTGGATTCAGGGATAAATTGTTAGTGGTATCCATAAATCCATTAGTATTATCACCACTGATTAAGAAGTCCTTTTGGTTTGATGCAGTAGACTGCTGAGTCCCACTAgcctataaaaatcaattaattaacaatggtttttataccattttattttttacataggtTGCTCAATTAATCTTACCATATTGATTTCCTCGGTTTGATACGGTAAcgcaataatacttaataaatgatGAGTTAATTCATTAAGACTGTCTAAAGGTCTTACACTATGACAAAGCAGTGTGACTTTGTCATTTTGAATTCTTTTACTACCAACTACTTTAAAATATGCGTTTTCAATCAACTTAGGATATCTTGACAATTCGTTCTCATCTCCCCATTGAATACATAACAAGCGACCAGTGTTGTCTTCAATTGTAAACATATTCTTTAACGTCTGTGTCTCAACCTACAAGACacaaaacacattatattatattatttctaagttgataaattattatgaaataagtaATTGTTTTACCTGCTTGATAATTCCAACAACTACAACatgtgtatttttgttttccTCATTACTATCTAACAATTCACGAATAGCTACAGAAATAACAGTATTTTGTTTTGGTTCTACTCCAGATGCTGTTGTTGGACTTTGTGTCATTGTGACATTAAATCCACCTTCATCGTCGCCccacatttttaaactaaaaacattttacaattagaaaaataatagtaatacatggtacatattaaaattaaataataaataaaatgagctCGAGATAGGTGTCTCACAATCTAAGGTTTTTTTACTCAAGACAGTTAATCACGAAAACTCATATGTCGATAGAAATACAAGAGTCTGCACTCATTGAGGTCATGGTTGGAcgcaaaaactaaattatttgagaaaatgAGGGGTGTTCCACTTAATCATTTGCAGTTTAATCTTAATCACCATTGCTGGCAATTTAACAGTTCTAGCTTTTTTCTAGCCTTGTTGAAAGATTTCAGAATGTGAATCAACAATAAAATGAAATGCAGTTAAAAcagcatattatgtaaaacacaTCAAATCAGAAACTTGTCTGTAGAGCACACATCAAATTAGCatccaattttattataaatcatgattaacaataaattatattataacattaaaatagtattgaaCTAATACATTATTGGGAATATCCAAACATAATATGACAAAAACAACAGACAATAGTATAAGTGTTAAATTTATCAGTACTCCGTGGCTATGTCAGCCGTGTGGCAAGGCTGACTAGGTATCAATTATAGCATAACTAATTTGATTTTCAACCGAAATGGTTAAGGTCAACATTTAAACGCTGAACACGATTTTAAAGTGTAATCTGAAATTCTATACCCGATATTGTCATAAACACGGAATATCGGTTGTTGTTGTCACCCCACATTGGCCACATTATTAATATCTCACCTGTCGGGAAGTATTCGTTGAAGATAAAACTACGATCGTCGACGAAACTGAAGTTGAATGTACACTTTGAACGTATACCGCCGTATGGTGGTTAATCGCAGCTGTAAAtgctaaaatgaataaaatgagTGAAAAGCGTAATCGTAAAT includes:
- the LOC132930560 gene encoding replication protein A 32 kDa subunit-B — its product is MWGDDEGGFNVTMTQSPTTASGVEPKQNTVISVAIRELLDSNEENKNTHVVVVGIIKQVETQTLKNMFTIEDNTGRLLCIQWGDENELSRYPKLIENAYFKVVGSKRIQNDKVTLLCHSVRPLDSLNELTHHLLSIIALPYQTEEINMASGTQQSTASNQKDFLISGDNTNGFMDTTNNLSLNPRQLKVYTVIKRCQDEAGYSASDIQKILPEKMSLSEIEKILSFFIEEGHIFSTIDENHYKVTDFGS